In Brachypodium distachyon strain Bd21 chromosome 2, Brachypodium_distachyon_v3.0, whole genome shotgun sequence, one genomic interval encodes:
- the LOC100833883 gene encoding histone H2B.1 produces MAPKAEKKPAAKKPAEEEPATEKAADKAPAGKKPKAEKRLPAGKTSAASKEGGEGKKGKKKAKKSVETYKIYIFKVLKQVHPDIGISSKAMSIMNSFINDIFEKLAGESAKLARYNKKPTITSREIQTSVRLVLPGELAKHAVSEGTKAVTKFTSS; encoded by the coding sequence ATGGCCCCCAAGGCGGagaagaagccggcggcgaagaagccCGCGGAGGAGGAACCCGCGACCGAGAAGGCCGCGGACAAGGCCCCCGCCGGGAAGAAGCCCAAGGCGGAGAAGCGGCTGCCGGCGGGCAAGACGTCCgccgcctccaaggagggcggcgaggggaagaaggggaagaagaaggcgaagaaGTCGGTGGAGACGTACAAGATCTACATCTTCAAGGTGCTCAAGCAGGTCCACCCCGACATCGGCATCTCCTCCAAGGCCATGTCCATcatgaactccttcatcaACGACATCTTCGAGAAGCTCGCCGGGGAGTCGGCCAAGCTGGCCAGGTACAACAAGAAGCCCACCATCACCTCCAGGGAGATCCAGACCTCGGTCAGGCTTGTTCTTCCCGGGGAGCTCGCCAAGCACGCCGTCTCCGAGGGCACCAAGGCCGTCACCAAGTTTACCTCCTCCTAG